From Saccharothrix espanaensis DSM 44229, the proteins below share one genomic window:
- a CDS encoding SAM-dependent methyltransferase encodes MTEQVRWSPAGVDLDLPSSARIYDYLLGGGHNFAADRAVGEALAEVLPVRDMARLNRSYLRRVVLALVEAGVTQFLDLGSGIPTVGNVHEVAQDANPKCRVVYVDIEPVAVTHAELLLAANPDATVILADLRDPDAVVNAPETRLLLDFSRPVGLLAVGVLQFVPDADRPRDVLARYRDLLAPGSYLALSHFTPDRMPREMAAGADIFQHTAEPITPRTRAEVLALVDGFDLVEPGLVFTPEWRPESPDDVPADPGRANLYAVVGRKP; translated from the coding sequence GTGACCGAACAAGTGCGCTGGTCACCGGCCGGGGTCGACCTCGACCTGCCGAGCTCGGCCCGCATCTACGACTACCTGCTGGGCGGCGGGCACAACTTCGCCGCCGACCGGGCCGTGGGCGAGGCGCTGGCCGAGGTGCTGCCCGTCCGCGACATGGCCCGGCTCAACCGGTCCTACCTGCGGCGCGTGGTGCTGGCGCTGGTCGAGGCGGGCGTCACCCAGTTCCTCGACCTCGGGTCGGGCATCCCGACCGTGGGCAACGTGCACGAGGTGGCGCAGGACGCCAACCCGAAGTGCCGGGTGGTGTACGTGGACATCGAGCCGGTCGCGGTGACGCACGCCGAACTCCTGCTGGCCGCCAACCCGGACGCGACGGTGATCCTGGCCGACCTGCGCGACCCGGACGCGGTGGTGAACGCGCCGGAAACCCGGCTGCTGCTCGACTTCAGCCGCCCGGTGGGGCTGCTCGCCGTGGGCGTGCTCCAGTTCGTGCCCGACGCCGACCGGCCGCGCGACGTGCTGGCCCGCTACCGCGACCTGCTCGCGCCGGGCAGCTACCTGGCGCTGTCGCACTTCACGCCCGACCGGATGCCGCGCGAGATGGCGGCGGGCGCGGACATCTTCCAGCACACCGCGGAGCCGATCACGCCGCGCACCCGTGCCGAGGTGCTGGCCCTGGTGGACGGCTTCGACCTGGTCGAGCCGGGCCTGGTGTTCACGCCCGAGTGGCGGCCGGAGTCACCCGACGACGTGCCGGCGGACCCGGGTCGCGCGAACCTGTACGCGGTGGTCGGCCGCAAGCCTTGA
- a CDS encoding diguanylate cyclase domain-containing protein has protein sequence MAGAARPDPVGRWTRELLDSAYTPLSRPKVRRRLAAHWAALAGSVRAAEFTPDAATALGEWLVEARFTGQDSLSRTVEVLGAALAGDDPVRVAQALGAVAAGYANAARDQIFTEQEEIRTSLLVTLEQARQDLHDSEARFRQVFTSAGAGIAIFDAAGQVVEANPALARMLGHTGNTPDPGKLFTQADLAALRTAWEAADRTTTPPAPLPPTAPSPPALAALPTPSPVAATRLEQQFTGPSGDPMWTNVALSAVRDPEGNPKYHVAVIEDVTEQRMLRDYLRHQALHDVLTGLPNRQSFLPRLERALSRPGSITLCYLDVDSVAIVNDGIGYEAGDEMLRVVARRLTTVVSGENATVARIGGDEFVVLIEDTPDTPSISALAEAIDQELSEPVYLSGRGVGVTAGMGFVRTSARDGDAMALLRQAHSTLRRAETGGKGQWGIYDAGQDARDRGRLALIATMPGALENGEIAIDYRPIERATPTPHPSVDTPSTHNPHSTHNPHCTDDNRSADGINSSDDNRYGGSDRVAVAARLRWDEPEFGVVGHEECLAFADTLGLSGHLGEWLLDEACAFAAAEGVPVVVRLSADQSRDPDLATKVSYALRTTGLAPACLWVSLASSCLASGLDAVEDNLTTLADMGVRRLLHGFDCGLRELSLVQRHALHGVELDTPPAHQPHGSPNEQPTDQPAEPSPHQHAAHQHAAHQHAAHEQPGHEQPGHEQPGHEQPGHEYPAREPVAREALAMLVPLVRSTGALVISDVPGADLTVRW, from the coding sequence GTGGCCGGTGCCGCGCGCCCCGACCCGGTCGGCCGCTGGACCAGGGAGCTCCTCGACTCCGCGTACACACCCCTGTCCCGCCCGAAGGTCCGCCGCCGGCTGGCCGCGCACTGGGCCGCCCTGGCCGGCTCGGTGCGGGCGGCGGAGTTCACCCCGGACGCGGCGACCGCGCTCGGCGAGTGGCTGGTCGAGGCCCGGTTCACCGGCCAGGACAGCCTGAGCCGCACGGTCGAGGTGCTGGGCGCGGCACTGGCCGGCGACGACCCGGTGCGGGTGGCGCAGGCGCTGGGCGCGGTGGCCGCCGGCTACGCGAACGCGGCGCGCGACCAGATCTTCACCGAGCAGGAGGAGATCCGCACGTCGCTGCTGGTGACCCTGGAGCAGGCCCGCCAAGACCTGCACGACAGCGAAGCCCGGTTCCGCCAGGTGTTCACGTCCGCCGGCGCGGGCATCGCGATCTTCGACGCGGCCGGCCAGGTCGTGGAAGCGAACCCGGCGCTGGCCCGGATGCTGGGCCACACCGGGAACACCCCGGACCCGGGAAAGCTGTTCACCCAAGCAGACCTGGCCGCACTGCGCACCGCCTGGGAAGCCGCCGACAGAACAACCACCCCTCCCGCCCCCTTACCCCCCACCGCACCCTCTCCGCCCGCCCTGGCCGCTCTACCGACTCCCTCCCCGGTCGCTGCCACCAGGCTGGAGCAGCAGTTCACCGGCCCATCCGGCGATCCGATGTGGACGAACGTGGCCCTGTCCGCCGTACGCGACCCGGAGGGCAACCCGAAGTACCACGTGGCGGTGATCGAGGACGTGACCGAGCAGCGGATGCTGCGGGACTACCTGCGTCACCAGGCGTTGCACGACGTGCTGACCGGCCTGCCGAACCGGCAGAGCTTCCTGCCGAGGTTGGAGCGGGCGTTGAGCAGGCCGGGCTCGATCACGTTGTGCTACCTGGACGTGGACAGCGTGGCGATCGTCAACGACGGCATCGGCTACGAAGCGGGCGACGAGATGCTCCGGGTCGTGGCGCGACGGCTGACCACCGTGGTGTCCGGGGAGAACGCGACGGTGGCCAGGATCGGCGGCGACGAGTTCGTGGTGCTGATCGAGGACACACCGGACACCCCGAGCATCTCGGCGCTGGCCGAGGCGATCGACCAGGAACTGTCCGAACCGGTCTACCTGTCCGGCCGCGGCGTAGGCGTGACAGCGGGCATGGGTTTCGTCCGCACCTCCGCCCGCGACGGCGACGCGATGGCCCTGCTACGCCAAGCCCACTCGACCCTGCGCCGCGCGGAAACCGGAGGCAAGGGCCAATGGGGCATCTACGACGCCGGCCAAGACGCCCGAGACCGAGGCCGCCTGGCCCTGATAGCCACCATGCCGGGAGCCCTGGAAAACGGCGAAATAGCCATCGACTACCGCCCAATAGAACGAGCCACCCCCACCCCTCACCCCAGCGTCGACACCCCCTCCACCCACAACCCCCACTCCACCCACAACCCCCACTGCACCGACGACAACCGCTCCGCTGACGGCATCAACTCCAGCGACGACAACCGCTACGGCGGCAGCGATCGTGTCGCCGTTGCGGCCCGCCTACGCTGGGACGAACCGGAGTTCGGCGTCGTAGGCCACGAGGAGTGCCTAGCCTTCGCCGACACCCTGGGCCTGAGCGGCCACTTGGGAGAGTGGCTCCTGGACGAAGCCTGCGCCTTCGCCGCAGCAGAAGGCGTCCCGGTGGTGGTCCGCCTGTCAGCCGACCAGTCCCGAGACCCGGACCTGGCAACGAAGGTCAGCTACGCCCTGCGCACCACCGGCCTGGCCCCGGCGTGCCTCTGGGTGAGCCTGGCATCAAGCTGCCTGGCAAGCGGCCTGGACGCGGTGGAAGACAACCTGACCACCCTCGCGGACATGGGCGTCCGCCGCCTGCTCCACGGATTCGATTGCGGACTGCGCGAACTGTCCCTGGTACAGCGACACGCGCTACACGGCGTAGAGCTGGACACCCCACCCGCACACCAGCCCCACGGCTCGCCCAACGAGCAACCGACCGACCAGCCAGCCGAGCCTTCACCCCACCAGCACGCGGCCCACCAGCACGCGGCCCACCAGCACGCAGCCCACGAGCAGCCGGGCCACGAGCAGCCGGGCCACGAGCAGCCGGGCCACGAGCAGCCGGGCCACGAGTACCCGGCTCGGGAACCAGTGGCCCGCGAGGCGCTGGCCATGCTGGTGCCGCTGGTGCGGTCGACCGGCGCGCTGGTGATCAGCGACGTGCCGGGAGCCGACCTCACCGTGCGTTGGTGA
- a CDS encoding class I SAM-dependent methyltransferase: protein MPDPYEDEELAALYDTINGWDASDDFYLRLVLSANSVLDVGCGTGTLLKAARDNGHTGRLCGLDPADGMLAQARDRPDVEWVRGTLGTVPFAGEFDLVVMTGHAFQILLTDDEARALLDGVRQALTPTGRFAFETRNPAVRGWERWNPADASEITDAAGRTVVVTHEVESVVDGVVRFSETYSGPWEQPRVTWASLRFLPAPELDELLGDRGFVVTERYGWWDRTPFTENSREVITITHPLVPSLPAVPPADAR from the coding sequence ATGCCGGACCCTTACGAAGACGAAGAACTGGCCGCGCTCTACGACACGATCAACGGCTGGGACGCGAGCGACGACTTCTACCTGAGGCTGGTCCTGTCCGCGAACTCGGTGCTCGACGTCGGCTGCGGCACCGGAACCCTGCTCAAAGCCGCGAGGGACAACGGGCACACCGGCCGCCTGTGCGGCCTGGACCCGGCCGACGGCATGCTCGCCCAAGCCCGCGACCGGCCGGACGTGGAGTGGGTGCGCGGAACGTTGGGCACGGTCCCGTTCGCGGGTGAGTTCGACCTGGTGGTGATGACCGGCCACGCGTTCCAGATCCTGCTCACCGACGACGAGGCACGCGCGCTGCTCGACGGGGTGCGCCAAGCCCTGACCCCCACCGGCCGCTTCGCCTTCGAAACCCGCAATCCGGCCGTGCGGGGGTGGGAGCGCTGGAACCCCGCCGACGCCAGCGAGATCACCGACGCGGCGGGGCGCACGGTCGTGGTCACGCACGAGGTGGAGAGCGTGGTGGACGGGGTGGTGAGGTTCAGCGAGACGTACAGCGGCCCGTGGGAACAGCCCAGGGTGACGTGGGCGTCACTGCGCTTCCTGCCGGCCCCGGAGTTGGACGAACTGCTGGGGGACAGGGGTTTCGTGGTGACCGAACGCTACGGCTGGTGGGACCGTACGCCCTTCACCGAGAACAGCCGAGAAGTCATCACCATCACCCACCCCCTGGTCCCCTCCCTCCCCGCCGTCCCACCCGCTGATGCCCGCTGA
- a CDS encoding GTP-binding protein, whose product MSGGAPGPGTPSLTVTSTKIVVAGGFGVGKTTFVGSVSEIVPLTTEAVMTEASVGVDDLSSTPNKMTTTVAMDFGRVTLDQDLILYLFGTPGQHRFWFMWDDLVRGAIGAVVLVDTRRLSDAFASIDFFEDRELPYVVGVNCFDGLLHHRIEDIREALTIDQAVPIVPCDARNRQSTKQTLITLVQHAMRLPTFA is encoded by the coding sequence ATGAGCGGTGGCGCTCCCGGGCCGGGCACACCGAGCCTGACGGTCACGTCGACCAAGATCGTGGTCGCCGGCGGGTTCGGCGTCGGCAAGACCACGTTCGTCGGCTCGGTGTCCGAGATCGTGCCGCTGACGACCGAGGCGGTGATGACCGAGGCCAGCGTCGGCGTGGACGACCTGTCCAGCACGCCGAACAAGATGACCACCACCGTGGCCATGGACTTCGGTCGCGTGACCCTCGACCAGGACCTGATCCTGTACCTGTTCGGCACCCCCGGGCAGCACCGCTTCTGGTTCATGTGGGACGACCTGGTGCGCGGCGCGATCGGCGCTGTCGTGCTGGTCGACACCCGGCGGCTGTCCGACGCGTTCGCCTCGATCGACTTCTTCGAGGACCGCGAGCTGCCCTACGTCGTCGGCGTGAACTGCTTCGACGGCCTGCTGCACCACCGGATCGAGGACATCCGCGAAGCGCTGACCATCGACCAGGCGGTGCCGATCGTGCCGTGCGACGCGCGCAACCGCCAGTCGACCAAGCAGACGCTGATCACGCTGGTGCAACACGCGATGCGGCTGCCCACCTTCGCCTGA
- a CDS encoding roadblock/LC7 domain-containing protein, producing MTTAAEELDNFSWLVDDFVSRVAGVAHAIVVSADGLLLASSERLPIDRAEQLAAVASGLVSLNLGAARCFEAGDVKQTVVEMERGYLFLMSISDGSCLAVLAAPNCDIGLIGYAMTRLVERVGVQLTPEIRSQLHVAMRG from the coding sequence GTGACCACCGCAGCCGAGGAACTGGACAACTTCAGTTGGCTGGTCGACGACTTCGTGAGCCGCGTCGCGGGCGTGGCGCACGCGATCGTCGTCTCCGCGGACGGCCTGTTGCTCGCGTCCTCGGAACGGCTCCCGATCGACCGCGCGGAACAGCTCGCGGCCGTGGCGTCCGGTCTGGTCAGCCTCAACCTCGGCGCGGCGCGCTGCTTCGAGGCGGGCGACGTGAAGCAGACCGTGGTCGAGATGGAACGGGGCTACCTGTTCCTGATGTCGATCAGCGACGGCTCGTGCCTGGCGGTGCTGGCCGCGCCCAACTGCGACATCGGCCTCATCGGCTATGCGATGACCCGCCTGGTCGAGCGGGTGGGCGTGCAGCTCACCCCGGAGATCAGGTCCCAACTGCACGTCGCGATGCGTGGCTAG